The following are encoded together in the Longimicrobium sp. genome:
- a CDS encoding ABC transporter permease subunit produces MSLTIERTLARIAVRQLTGNRKVWWVALLALLPALIAFIAARQTEQPMEIVMVETSTLIVSVLLPLLALVVGTGVFGAEIDDGTIAYVLGKPVARWRIVLTRIVVAGAATAALLVPATLLSAFAGFQKLDPDGVVLGFAAAVAVGGLLYCALFVALSLTTRR; encoded by the coding sequence ATGAGCCTGACGATCGAGCGTACCCTGGCCAGGATCGCCGTCCGCCAGCTCACGGGAAACCGCAAGGTGTGGTGGGTCGCCCTGCTGGCCCTGCTGCCCGCCCTGATCGCGTTCATCGCGGCCCGCCAGACGGAGCAGCCGATGGAAATCGTGATGGTGGAGACCAGCACGCTCATCGTGTCCGTGCTGCTGCCGCTTCTGGCGCTGGTGGTGGGGACGGGGGTGTTCGGGGCGGAGATCGATGACGGCACCATCGCCTACGTGCTGGGCAAGCCCGTGGCGAGGTGGCGAATCGTGCTGACGCGCATCGTGGTGGCGGGCGCGGCCACGGCCGCGCTGCTGGTGCCCGCGACGCTGCTGTCTGCGTTCGCCGGGTTCCAGAAGCTGGACCCGGACGGCGTGGTGCTGGGCTTTGCGGCTGCGGTGGCCGTGGGCGGGCTGCTGTACTGCGCGCTGTTCGTGGCCCTGAGCCTCACCACGCGGCGCG
- a CDS encoding ABC transporter ATP-binding protein, which produces METPAVRPAAPAPDAALELRNVSKWYGNVVAVNDITFSLGAGITGLLGPNGAGKSTILHMMSGFLEPSAGEVLVDGRSAWKNPEMYRALGLVPEREAVYPFLTGYEFALMNARLHGLADAKAAAERAIDIVDLRGAMDRRIGTYSKGMRQRAKIAGALVHDPRILLLDEPFNGMDPTQRMQMMDLLKRLAAEGRTILISSHILEELDQLANNVLVVVSGRLAASGHFREIRRLMTDRPHTFTLRSSDDRRLASALVAHPSVHGVELGEHLSVRASDRGSFALALAGIARSAGVTLFELRPTDESLESVFSYLVKR; this is translated from the coding sequence CTGGAAACGCCGGCCGTGCGGCCCGCCGCGCCCGCCCCCGACGCCGCGCTCGAGCTGCGGAACGTGAGCAAGTGGTACGGCAACGTGGTCGCCGTCAACGACATCACCTTCTCGCTGGGGGCGGGGATCACCGGACTGCTGGGCCCCAACGGCGCCGGCAAGAGCACCATTCTCCACATGATGTCGGGGTTCCTGGAACCCTCGGCGGGCGAGGTGCTGGTGGACGGGCGCTCCGCGTGGAAGAACCCCGAGATGTACCGCGCGCTGGGGCTGGTTCCGGAGCGCGAGGCCGTGTACCCGTTCCTGACGGGCTACGAGTTCGCGCTGATGAACGCCCGCCTTCACGGCCTCGCCGACGCGAAGGCTGCCGCGGAGCGGGCCATCGACATCGTGGACCTGCGCGGGGCGATGGACCGCCGCATCGGCACGTACAGCAAGGGCATGCGGCAGCGCGCCAAGATCGCCGGGGCGCTGGTGCACGATCCGCGCATCCTGCTTCTGGACGAGCCCTTCAACGGCATGGACCCCACCCAGCGCATGCAGATGATGGATCTGCTGAAGCGGCTGGCGGCGGAGGGGCGCACGATCCTGATCTCGTCGCACATCCTGGAGGAGCTGGACCAGCTCGCCAACAACGTGCTGGTGGTCGTCTCGGGACGGCTCGCGGCCTCGGGCCACTTCCGCGAGATCCGTCGGCTGATGACGGACCGGCCCCACACCTTCACCCTGCGCTCCAGCGACGACCGGCGCCTGGCCTCGGCGCTGGTGGCGCACCCGTCGGTGCACGGGGTGGAACTGGGAGAACACCTGAGCGTTCGCGCGAGCGACCGCGGCTCGTTCGCCCTGGCGCTGGCCGGCATCGCCCGGTCCGCCGGCGTCACGCTGTTCGAACTGCGGCCCACCGACGAGTCGCTGGAAAGCGTCTTCAGCTACCTGGTGAAGAGATGA